The Streptomyces tubercidicus DNA segment TGCATCTGCACCGGCAGACCGGGCCCGAGTCGGCCGGCCCCACCCTTGTCGTCTGCCCCACCTCCCTCGTGGGCAACTGGCAACGGGAGATCGAGAAGTTCGCACCGGGCACTCCGGTACGCCGTTTCCATGCCGGGCGGCGCAGTCTGGCGGAGCTGGCGGACGGCGAGTTCGTGCTCACCACGTACGGCACGATGCGGCTCGACGCCGGGAAACTGGCGGAGGTGGGCTGGGGGCTGGTCGTCGCCGATGAGGCCCAGCACATCAAGAATCCGTTCTCCGCGACCGCCAGGGCGCTGCGGACCCTGCCCGCCAAGGCCCGGGTGGCACTGACCGGTACCCCGGTGGAGAACAATCTGTCGGAGCTGTGGGCGATCCTGGACTGGACGACGCCGGGGCTGCTGGGGCCGCTGGGCCGGTTCCGTACGCGCTATGCGCAGGCCATTGAGGGCGGTGCGGCGGCGTCGCCGGAGGCGGGGGCGGCGGCCGAGCGGCTGGCCCGGCTGGTGCGGCCGTTCCTGCTGCGCCGCCGTAAGTCCGATCCGGGGATCGCGCCGGAGCTGCCGCCCAAGACGGAGACCGACCGTGCGGTGGCGCTGACCAATGAGCAGGCGGGGCTGTACGAGGCCGTGGTGCGCGAGGGGCTCGACGAGATCGCCGGGACGGACGGGTTCGCCCGCCGGGGGCTGGTGGTCAAGCTGCTCACCTCGCTCAAGCAGATCTGCAACCACCCCGCGCAGTACCTGAAGGAGGGCGGTCCGGCGGCGGACGGGCGGGCGGCCGACACGGTGCGGATCGCGGGGCGTTCGGGGAAGGTCGAGCTGCTGGACGAGTTGCTGGACACCCTGCTCGCCGAGGGCGCGAGCGTGCTGGTGTTCACGCAGTACGTACGGATGGCGCGGCTGCTGGAGGGGCATCTGGCGGCGCGCGGGGTGCCCACGCAGTTGTTGCACGGCGGGACTCCGGTGGCGCGCCGTGAGGAGATGGTGCGGCGTTTCCAGGACGGGGCGGTGCCGGTGTTCCTGCTGTCGTTGAAGGCGGCGGGTACCGGGCTGAACCTCACCAGGGCGGCGCATGTCGTGCACTTCGACCGCTGGTGGAATCCGGCCGTCGAGGCGCAGGCCACCGACCGCGCCTACCGCATCGGCCAGACCCAGCCGGTGCAGGTACACCGGTTCATCACGGAGGGCACGATCGAGGACCGGATCGCCGGGATGCTCTCCCGTAAGCAGCAGTTGGCCGATGCGGTCCTCGGGTCCGGCGAGGCCGCGCTGACCGAACTCACCGATGCCGAGCTGGCGGATCTGGTCGCACTACGGGGGAGCGAGTGAGGAACATGCCGGGAGATGAGGGACCGATGTACGTGGACGAAGGCGCATCCGATTCCGCTGCCGATTCCGCCGCCGTTGAGCGGACGTTCGAGGCGCTGCCCGCGGCCCGTGGGCAGGCTTTTGCCCGGAGCTGGTGGGGGCAGGCGTGGCTGAAGGCGCTGGAGGACTCCGCGCTGGACGGTGCGCAGGTGAAGCTGGGGCGGCGGCATGCGCGGGCCGGTGCGGTGGGCGCGGTGTCGGTGCGTCCCGGCCGTATCACCGCGGTGGTTCAGGACCGTGACCATACGCGGCACCGGTCCGATGTCCTGCTCCAGCAGTTGAGCGCGGCGGACTGGGACCGCTTCCTGGACCTGGTCGCGGACCGGGCCGGGCATATCGCGGCGCTGCTGGACCGGGACATGCCGCCGGTGCTCGTCGAGGACGCCGCCGCGGCCGGGATCGAACTCCTGCCGGGCATCGGTGACCTGGAGCCGGAGTGCGACTGTGCGGCGTGGGACCACTGCGCGCATTCGACCGCGCTGTGCTACCAGTTGGCGCGGCTGCTGGACCAGGATCCGTTCATCCTGCTGCTGATGCGCGGCCGGGGTGAGCGGGAGCTGCTGGACGAGTTGCAGGCGCGCAGTGCGTCACGGGCGGCGGGGGCGACGGGCGCGGACGCGGCGGCGGAGCCGGACGCCGCGGGGGTGCCGGCGGCCGAGGCGTATGCGGCGCGTGACATTCTGCCGCCGCTGCCCGCGGCGCCGCCGCCGGTCGCCGCACCTGGCGCCCCGCCGGTGCTCGGGGGCGGCACCCCGCCCGCGCCCGGGGTGGACGTGGCCGCGCTGGAGTTTCTGATCGGGGACGCGGCGGCGCGCGCCCAGGGGCTGCTGGCGGACGCACTGTCCGCCCGGCATCCGGAGAGTCCGCCGCCGCCCGTACTGACGCCCGCCCAGGATGCGGTGCGGCTGGCGGCGGCCGCTCCGGGGGCGGCGATATCGGCGCGGCTGGCGGCCGGTTCGGGGCGCGATGCGCGGAGTCTGGCCGTGGCCGTACGGGCCTGGGAGCTGGGCGGCGCGGCGGGGCTCGCGGTTCTGGAGGAGGACTGGACGCCGGAGCCCGAGGCGCTGGCGCGGGCCACCGGACGGCTGGCGGCCGCGTGGGAGGACGACGGGGCCCGGCCGCGGCTGCGGGTCACCCGTAACCGCTGGACGGTGGTGGGCGGGGCGGCCCAGTTGCGCTACGGGCGGGACGGGCGTTGGTGGCCGTACCGCCGGGAGGGCGGGCGGTGGGTGCCCGCGGGGCCGGGCACGGACGATCCGGCGGGCGCGTTGGCGGAGTTGACGGCGGAGGGGTGGTCGGCGGAGGGGTGAGGTGGAGGGGGGGTGGGGTCGGTCAGCGGCCGGTGCGGTGCCGGCCGACGCGGCCCAATCCTCCCCATCCGGCTGCGCCGTGCCGCCGCGCGTGCTTCGCTGAATCGATCCCCCACCGCCCGGCACGTCGCCCGCAGCAGGAGGACCAGTGACCGGCATTTCGCCGCCCGCGCCGCAGCCCGCATCGTCCGCAGAGCCCGTGCGGACCACCGACCAGATGGACAGCGCACCGCACTCCCTTCCGTACTACGAGGACCGCTCGCCGGGAAGCGGGGCCCTGCCGCCCCGCGCCTGGTATGCGCGCTCGGATGCCGCCCGGATCTCACTGGACGGCACCTGGCGATTCCGGCTCTCGCCATGCGCCACCACGGAGGACGAGGCGTTCGCCCGGCCGGACTTCGACGACACGGAGTGGGAGGAGCTGCGGGTACCGGGCCACTGGCCGCTCCAGGGGCGCTTCGCCACCGAGGGCTCCTACGGGGGCGGTGACCGGCCGCAGCTCGGCGGGGCGCCTGCCTACACCAACACCGCGTACCCCTTCCCGGTCGATCCGCCGCGGGTGCCGGACGAGAACCCGACGGGCGATCACCGGCGCCGCTTCGATCTGCCCGAGGAGTGGGGCGAGGGGCCCGCGGTGCTGCACTTCGGCGGGGTGGAGTCCTGTGCCCGGGTCTGGCTCAACGGGGTGGAGCTGGGCCATTTCAAGGGCAGTCGGCTGCCGCACGAGTTCGAGGCCGGGCATCTGCTGCGGCCGCGCGGCAATGTGCTGGCGGTGCGGGTCCACCAGTGGTCGTCGGGCAGCTATCTGGAGGACCAGGACCAGTGGTGGCTCCCCGGCATCTTCCGGAACGTCTCGCTCCACCGCCGCCCCGAGGGCTCGGTCGCCGACCACTTCGTGCACGCCGGGTTCGATCACGTCACGGGCCACGGCACCCTGCGGGTGGAGTGCGAACCGGCCGGCCGGGTGACCGTCCCCGCGCTCGGCCTCGATCTGGCAACCGGGGAGCGCGCCACGGTGCCGGTGCGTCCCTGGACGGCCGAGGAACCACACCTCTACGACGGCGAGCTGGTCACCCCCGGCGAGCGGATCCCGCTGCGGATCGGCTTCCGTACGGTCCGCGTCGAGGAAGGGCTGCTGAAGGTCAACGGACGGCGGATCCTGCTGCGCGGCGTCAACCGCCATGAGTTCCATCCGTGCTCCGGGCGCACCCTCGGCCCCGAGACGATGCGCCGTGATCTGCTGCTGATGAAGCAGCACAACATCAACGCGGTGCGCACCAGCCACTATCCGCCGCACCCCGCCTTCCTCGATCTGTGCGATGAGTTGGGCCTGTGGGTGATCGACGAGTGCGATCTGGAGACGCACGGTTTTGGCCGGCAGGGCTGGCGGGACAATCCGGTCGATGATCCGCGCTGGGAGCCGGCGCTGCTCGACCGGGCCCGGCGGATGGTCGAGCGGGACAAGAACCACCCCGGCATCGTGCTGTGGTCGCTGGGCAACGAGTGCGGCACGGGGCGCGGGCTGTCCGCGATGGCCGCCTGGATGCGCGAGCGCGACCCGTCCCGCCCGTTGCACTACGAGGGCGACCCCAGCTGCGCCGACACGGATGTCTACTCCCGGATGTACGCCGACCACGCCGAGGTGGAGCGCATCGGGCGGCGCGCGGAGGCGCCGCTGTCCGATCCGGAGCTGGACGCCCGGCGGCGTGCGCTCCCGTTCCTGCTGTGCGAGTACGCGCATGCCATGGGCAATGGTCCCGGCGGACTCAGTGAGTACCAGCGGCTGTTCGAGCGCCATGAGCGCTGTCAGGGCGGTTTCGTCTGGGAGTGGATCGACCACGGGCTGCGGCAGCGGACGGCCGACGGTGCGGTGTTCCACGCGTACGGCGGCGACTTCGGCGAGGAGCTGCACGACGGGAATTTCGTCTGCGACGGGCTGGTTCTGCCCGACCGGGTGCCCTCCCCCGGCCTGCTGGAGTTCAAGAAGGTCATCGAGCCGGTGCGGATCGAGGCCGTGAGCGGGGGCGCGGCGCAGGCGGTCCGGATCACCAATCTCCACGACTTCGCCGGCCTCGGCCACCTGGAATTCCGTTATGCCCATGAGGTGGACGGCGGGCCGCGCGGTCATGGGTGGCTGGACGTCCCGCCGTTGGCGCCCGGCGAATCGGCCGTGCTGGAGTTGCCGACGCCGCCCGACGAGCCGGATGACGACGGGGAGGCGATCTGGACGGTCCAGGCCGTACTGGACAAGGACACCGCATGGGCGCCCGCGGGGCACGAGGTCGCCTGGGGCCAGCTGCCGGCGGCGCCGCGGCCCGCCGCCACTCCCCCGGCGGCCACCGCCACCCCGCGCCGCGGCGAGGGCAATGTGATCGTCCTCGGTCCGGGGACCTTCGACGCCGCCACGGGAACGCTCGGCTATCTGGACGGCGTACGCCTCGGCGGGCCCCGGCTGGACGTGTGGCGGGCGCCGACCGACAACGACGAGGCCGCGCCCTGGCAGCCGGGGCCCCGGCCGGCCACCGAGTGGCGGCGGCTCGGCCTGCACCGGATGCGGCACCGCGTCGATGCCGTCGAGACCGGCCCGGACGCCTTGGTGGTGCGCACCCGGGTCGCCCCGGCCGGTACCTCGTCGGCGCTGCGCACGGTCTACCACTGGACGGCACAACCCGGCCTGCTGCGACTGGAGTTGAGCGTCGATCCGGAAGGTGACTGGCCGGTTCCGCTGCCCCGGCTGGGTGTGCGGATGCGGCTGTGCGGCAGCCTGGGGCTCGCCACCTGGTTCGGCGGCGGGCCGGGCGAGGGCTATCCGGACACCCGGGCCGCCGCCCGGATCAGCCGCTGGTCGATGCCGGTGGACGCGCTCCAGACGCCGTACGTCCGGCCGCAGGAGAACGGTGCGCGGCCCGGCGTGCGCTGGGCGGAGCTGACCCGTACGGACGGCTCGGGCCTGCGGATCGAGGGCGACCCGGACTTCTTCTTCGCCGCCCGCCGGTGGCCGGCCGAGGAGCTGACCGCGGCCCGCCACACCACGGATCTGCGGCCCGGCGAGGATCTGTGGGTCCATCTCGACCATGCGCAGCACGGCATCGGCAGCCAGTCCTGCGGGCCGGGGGTGCTGCCGCAGCACCGGCTGGCGGCGGCCCCGGCGCGCTTCTCGTTCGTGTTCTCGTCGCTGGGTTGATCCCCCGCGTCGGACCGTGCGCCGGCCGCCGCAGAGGACGGCGCACGGTGCCGCCCAGGGGCGTGCGCACCGGCCGGGACTACGCTTTCGGTGAGGCGTGGGTACCCGCGCGTCCCGCAGCACCGAGAGGCTTCGCACCATGGTCAGCACGTCCCGGCCGCTCGCCGACGCCCTCGCCGCGGGGCCGGTCGTCCTCGACGGAGGGCTGTCGAACCAGCTGGAGGCCGCCGGGCACGACCTGGGCGACGCGCTCTGGTCGGCGCGGCTGCTGGCCGAGGAGCCGGAGGCCGTGGTGCAGGCGCATCGGGCGTACTACGAGGCCGGGGCGCAGGTCGCGATCACCGCCAGCTATCAGGCGACGTTCGAGGGGTTCGCGCGGTACGGCATCGGTGCGGAGCGGGCCGCGGAGCTGCTCACCCGGAGCGTGGAGCTGGCCCGTGAGGCGGCCCGGCGGGCGGTGTCCGGCGGGGTCGACGGGCCGCTGTATGTGGCCGCCTCGGCGGGCCCGTATGGCGCGATGCTGGCCGACGGCTCCGAATACCGCGGGCGCTATGGCCTTTCGGTGGACGAGCTGGTGCGGTTCCACCGGCCGCGGCTGGAGGTGCTGGCCGCGGCGCGGCCCGATGTGCTGGCGCTGGAGACGGTGCCGGATGCCGAGGAGGCTCGTGCGCTGGTGCGGGCGGTGCGCGGGCTGGGCGTCCCGGCCTATCTGTCGTACAGCGTCGCCGGGGACCGTACCCGGGCCGGGCAGCCGCTGGCGGAGGCGTTCGCGGTCGCCGCGGAGGCCGATGAGGTGATCGCGGTGGGGGTGAACTGCTGCGCGCCGGACGATGCGGACCGGGCGGTACGCACGGCGGCGCGGGTCACCGGCAAGCCGGTGGTGGTCTACCCCAACAGCGGCGAGCGCTGGGACGCGGCGGCGCGGGCATGGTGCGGCGCCCCGGAGTTCGGCGCGGACCGGGTCGCCACCTGGGCCGCGGACGGCGCCCGGCTCATCGGGGGCTGCTGCCGGGTGGGCCCGGACACCATCACGGAGCTGGCGGCGGGGCTGGGGCGGGCCGGGCCTGATCCACTGGTCCGGCCCTGAAGACACCGGCCGGACCCTGATCCACCGGACCGCCCCCGGCCCTCTGACGAGCACCCCCGAAGCCGCACCAGCCCTGCCCGCGTCCCCCGACGCGGGTCGAAGGCGTTACACAGACGCAACCGACCGAGCGGCGACAGAGCCCCGGGCCGGTGGCAGGATGCAGCCACATCGCAGCATGCACAGCTTGGATGATCTGTATCCGCCCTGGAGGACCAGTGTCCGCTCGCTCCGCGTTGCCTGTCATAGCCGTTGCCACGGCCGTCGTCGTTCTGGCGGGGTGCAGCAGCACCAAGTCCGACGGAAAGAAGGGTTCCGGCGGTCTGGAACTGGTCTCCTCCGGGACCCTGAAGACCTGCACCCACCTTCCGTACGCACCGTTCCAGGTGAAGAAGGACGGCAAGGTCGTCGGGTTCGATGTGGATCTGGTGGATCTGGTCGCCAAGGATCTCGGCGTCAAACAGGAGATCGTCAACACTCCCTTTGAAGGCATTGAGACCGGCCAGGACTTCACCATCCGCAAATGCGATCTGGCCGCCGCCGGGATGACGATCACGGATGCGCGCGACAAGGTCATGGAATTCTCCGACCCCTATTTCAATGCCACCCAGGCGCTGCTGACGAAGAAGGGCAAGCCCGTCAAGAAGGTCGAAG contains these protein-coding regions:
- a CDS encoding SWF or SNF family helicase; the encoded protein is MYVDEGASDSAADSAAVERTFEALPAARGQAFARSWWGQAWLKALEDSALDGAQVKLGRRHARAGAVGAVSVRPGRITAVVQDRDHTRHRSDVLLQQLSAADWDRFLDLVADRAGHIAALLDRDMPPVLVEDAAAAGIELLPGIGDLEPECDCAAWDHCAHSTALCYQLARLLDQDPFILLLMRGRGERELLDELQARSASRAAGATGADAAAEPDAAGVPAAEAYAARDILPPLPAAPPPVAAPGAPPVLGGGTPPAPGVDVAALEFLIGDAAARAQGLLADALSARHPESPPPPVLTPAQDAVRLAAAAPGAAISARLAAGSGRDARSLAVAVRAWELGGAAGLAVLEEDWTPEPEALARATGRLAAAWEDDGARPRLRVTRNRWTVVGGAAQLRYGRDGRWWPYRREGGRWVPAGPGTDDPAGALAELTAEGWSAEG
- a CDS encoding glycoside hydrolase family 2 TIM barrel-domain containing protein — its product is MDSAPHSLPYYEDRSPGSGALPPRAWYARSDAARISLDGTWRFRLSPCATTEDEAFARPDFDDTEWEELRVPGHWPLQGRFATEGSYGGGDRPQLGGAPAYTNTAYPFPVDPPRVPDENPTGDHRRRFDLPEEWGEGPAVLHFGGVESCARVWLNGVELGHFKGSRLPHEFEAGHLLRPRGNVLAVRVHQWSSGSYLEDQDQWWLPGIFRNVSLHRRPEGSVADHFVHAGFDHVTGHGTLRVECEPAGRVTVPALGLDLATGERATVPVRPWTAEEPHLYDGELVTPGERIPLRIGFRTVRVEEGLLKVNGRRILLRGVNRHEFHPCSGRTLGPETMRRDLLLMKQHNINAVRTSHYPPHPAFLDLCDELGLWVIDECDLETHGFGRQGWRDNPVDDPRWEPALLDRARRMVERDKNHPGIVLWSLGNECGTGRGLSAMAAWMRERDPSRPLHYEGDPSCADTDVYSRMYADHAEVERIGRRAEAPLSDPELDARRRALPFLLCEYAHAMGNGPGGLSEYQRLFERHERCQGGFVWEWIDHGLRQRTADGAVFHAYGGDFGEELHDGNFVCDGLVLPDRVPSPGLLEFKKVIEPVRIEAVSGGAAQAVRITNLHDFAGLGHLEFRYAHEVDGGPRGHGWLDVPPLAPGESAVLELPTPPDEPDDDGEAIWTVQAVLDKDTAWAPAGHEVAWGQLPAAPRPAATPPAATATPRRGEGNVIVLGPGTFDAATGTLGYLDGVRLGGPRLDVWRAPTDNDEAAPWQPGPRPATEWRRLGLHRMRHRVDAVETGPDALVVRTRVAPAGTSSALRTVYHWTAQPGLLRLELSVDPEGDWPVPLPRLGVRMRLCGSLGLATWFGGGPGEGYPDTRAAARISRWSMPVDALQTPYVRPQENGARPGVRWAELTRTDGSGLRIEGDPDFFFAARRWPAEELTAARHTTDLRPGEDLWVHLDHAQHGIGSQSCGPGVLPQHRLAAAPARFSFVFSSLG
- the mmuM gene encoding homocysteine S-methyltransferase; the encoded protein is MVSTSRPLADALAAGPVVLDGGLSNQLEAAGHDLGDALWSARLLAEEPEAVVQAHRAYYEAGAQVAITASYQATFEGFARYGIGAERAAELLTRSVELAREAARRAVSGGVDGPLYVAASAGPYGAMLADGSEYRGRYGLSVDELVRFHRPRLEVLAAARPDVLALETVPDAEEARALVRAVRGLGVPAYLSYSVAGDRTRAGQPLAEAFAVAAEADEVIAVGVNCCAPDDADRAVRTAARVTGKPVVVYPNSGERWDAAARAWCGAPEFGADRVATWAADGARLIGGCCRVGPDTITELAAGLGRAGPDPLVRP
- a CDS encoding basic amino acid ABC transporter substrate-binding protein, whose translation is MSARSALPVIAVATAVVVLAGCSSTKSDGKKGSGGLELVSSGTLKTCTHLPYAPFQVKKDGKVVGFDVDLVDLVAKDLGVKQEIVNTPFEGIETGQDFTIRKCDLAAAGMTITDARDKVMEFSDPYFNATQALLTKKGKPVKKVEDLKGKKLGYQKATTGGIYAKEHGKGVELVEFEDLGLLLTAVKSGQVDAGINDNGVLLDYVKQNPDTKVTAEFNTGEHYGIGVRTGNDALRKKINAVLKKAKSDGSYDRIYKKWFGTTPQS